The genome window attttcttcttttcttctttttgtcccACTCCCTGAGCCAGTGTCTCTttgctggcaggaggaggaggagcaggaagaaGGCCTTGGCTCTCTTGTTCAATCAAAGCCATGGCTGTGCTTAGACCTTGGGAAAAACAGCATGGATGGGGTTATACAGTGCATCGATCAATCTGCGCTGCAGCGTGAGCTGAGATCGTCACTGGGTGGAACAGTCATGACCGTCACCTTTGTCACGAGGAGGGAGCCAGGACAAGGCTGGGTGAGGGGCCGGGGAtgctggggggcacagggaggtgCTGCAAATCACTCGCCTCTTGCAGTATCTCTGGCCAGGTCAGGTCTCAGGAGGCAGCACATGGGTGATGCCAACCCTTGGGGTGATTTCCCGTTGCTGGGGttttgctctgctcccttctTGCAAACCAGATCCCTTGCCTCTTACCGTCCCGTTGTGAGCTCATCCTGGCTCCCACCTCCTTGCAGGGAGTGGATGTGGCACAGGAGCATCCGTGTCACATTTTCACCCAGTTTTATCCAGAATTGGGGCTGGAGCGATGGGACAAGGCACCCAGGAGtgatgcagagctgctgtgggcccacagctctggggctgggggtgctgcccTGTTATGGTTCCTGCTTGGTTGCAGGGTGGGAACGGCAGCAGCTTGGGGCCAGACTTGTGCATGCCAAGTCTCTTGGTTTATCCCCTCCTCTCAATTTCGTTCTAAATCtcttttttcccagcttttttttttttatttccctgtttcTTATTGTCAAATCCCAGGCTGTTTCTGTCCCGGGAGGGTGAGGACCAACCAGTCCTCACTCCACTCACGTTCCAGCAGGGGAAGGGACTGGTGCAGAGAAAAGGGCAGAGGTGGCCTTGGGGAGGTGACAAACACCCTCCTGGAACCTCTGCGGGGCCGTGCTTTGGTTTGAGGAGAAAAAGCCAGCCTGCAAGCGGTGACTGTGACTACACAGTGGTGGCCAGCGCAGCCGGGGTGTGACACCGGTGGGGAGGGGGCCATCGGTGGGGAGGAAGCTCCTGGCTGCAGACAATGGGGGTTTCTGGCCTGGATGGCACAGAGCTGGTCCTTGGTGCCTCGTTCCCCTCCAGAGTGGAGGTGTGTCTGACATGATGGGTGACAAGCGCATGGTCTCCCACCTCCTGCCTTGCAGGCAGACACGGCGTCACAAGGGTCTTGTTCCAGCTTGGTTTTCCCCATCAGAAAATATGTGGGGATGTTTTTGCTTctttaagagagaaaacagacaagaaaCTCCTCTTGCTGCAGGGTCGTGAGCCCCGTGGAGCCATGTCAGGGCCTAGGGACTCCCCGTTGGGTCTGTGGTGGGGGCATGGCCCCTGCACACAGCTggctctgtctgtctgtctgtcccgCTCTCTGGGGCTGGGCTGAGGTTTGCTGTCAGGGTTGGAGGGGTGGGTTTGTCCCCGGATGGAGTAAATGCAGGTGGGCCCAGAGccttcccttcccaccagccCACTTTTTCCACATCAGGCTGATGCTGCTGTGGGCATGGGAACGCCTCACCCCAGAACAAGGGTTTGGTGTCCCCCAACATGGGGATGAAGCCGATGGCAGGCACAGCTCAGCTTGtcccctgcccacagccaggCTTTAACGAGGGCTCAGCCCAAGGCACCCTGCTCCTGGGGTACAGATGGCTGCAGGGGCAGTGTGGGCTCCCTTGGGGCATCCTTGTGGGTGACCCCAGTGATGCCCTAGTGTCCCCAAAGCTGTCTGCTACATAGGGACCATGGCTGGTGGCATGGGGACAGCCATGGGGTGGTGACAGCAGAGGGGACGTGGGGTCCTTGGTACTCCCCGGGGTCGCCCACCACCTCGGCCCCCCTGCAGCCGGGGTGGGAGGTTTGAATTCCCCCCGCCGGGGTTCCTGCACTTTGAAATGCAAACCTGCCTTTCAATGCAAATGCTGAGAGGTTGGGCCCAATAAAAGCCCGTGGGCAGGGAGGTGCCTGGCCCCGGGACACAGCTCCCCAAGGTGCCCAGGTGAGCGCAGGAGGGACGGCCGCCTCCCCGCCGAACCCACCCCGGCCCGCAGCCGGTGCACGGCAGCGCAGCATGTGCGCCGAGCCGCCCGGGGAAGATGTATGTAGGTTATCTTCTGGATAAGGACACCAACATGTATCCCAGCCCCGTCCGGCATCCCAGCCTCAACCTCAGCCCCCAGAATTATGTGCCGGGGCCACCGCAGTACTCGGACTTCGCCAGCTACCACCATGTGCCGGGGATTAACAACGACCCGCACCACGGGCAGCCGGCGGCTGCCTGGGGCTCTCCCTACACCCCTGCCAAGGAGGACTGGCATTCCTACGGCCCCGCTGCTGCGCCTGCCGCCGCCAGCACGGGGCAGTTTGGATTCAGCCCCCCAGATTTTAACTCCATCCAGCCCCCGGGCTCTGGACTCCTGCCTCCACCCCTTGGCAGCTCGgtcccccagctctcccctaACGCCCAGAGACGCACCCCGTACGAGTGGATGAGGCGCAGCATTCCCAGTACCAGCAGCAGCGGTAAGGAAACCCCCCGGCCCTGCACCCCTTCACCTTCCTCTGCCCAGAGGATCCCTGCGCTTGAAGTCCTGCGGGGCCAGATCCTGCTCCCCGGCTCTCCTGGCAAAGGGACTGCCAGGAGGGACAGCACGCTTGGCTGGCCCTCACCATGGCGCCTGGTCCCCAAAGAGCATGGGGACCCCATGGCTGAGGTGGCAGTGGCTAAGGATGGGCAGGGAGGGCACCAGCATTGCCAGTAGCCAGGGTTATATGGCTGGAAAGTCCTTTTCCATGCCTGGTCTCTGCTCCTGCACCCCCGCCCTCGCCTGCCACCGCTGGGTAGGGCAGGCAGAGACAGAGACCCCTGGGATCCCGGGGGGTGTCAGACAGGGTGTCTTGTGTGTGCAAGGGTGCGTGTGCGGGGCTGCAGCTGCATGTGAGAGACCGTATATGGGggggtgtgcatgtgtgtgcaagGTGCCTCATGCTGCGTGCGTGTGGAGCGTGTGTGCACATAGGTGTGCAGGGAAGGTACCGTATGTATATACGTGGAGGGAAGGTGCTGCACGTGCTGCGTATATGCATGTAAGGTGCATTGAGTGTGCGTGAGCTGCCAAAGGCTCTGTGTGCTATAGGCACCCTAAGgagaatgtgtgtgtggggcTGGCTGTACAGGTAGTGTCAGGGAGGGTGTGCAGGGGATGCTGCATACTCAGTGTGCGCGTGCAAGGTGCTGTGTGCTGAGGATGGTGCAAGGTGCAGTGGGTGTGCGGTGGGTGCGTGCACACGCGGTGGGTGTGCAAAGCGCGGTGCGTTCGGGGACGGTGCCACGAGGAGGGTGCGTGTGGGTGCTCCGGGTGCAGCACGccgcgtgtgtgtgtgcaaaacACGTGGGTGCTGTGCACCGCATCCCCCACTCCTGTGCTGGCCTGGGCACCAAGTAGCCATGCCATCCTCAGGGtcctgtccccctgtccccgtgtccccgggGTCTTGTCCCTGCTGAACTCCTGAcccggggatgggggggtgAAGTGTCTGGGAGACCCCGGTCCCCTGCCCACTTCAAAGGCGGTGGGCAGATCCCCGCTTGGGGCCAGCCCAAATTGACAAAGGCTTCGCTTTGTCATGGAGATGGTGGCTGGCTTCTTTGGCAGCGAGGTGAGGTGTGGGGCCCTTTCTCCTGCCCTCGCCCTTTCATCTTCCCCTCCAGGCTGCGATTGCAGCCGCCAGCCCAGCCTGGACCCGTCCTGCCCGCCGCGGGACCCTCTGCCCGCCGGGCTTGCCCAGACCCACCACCCCTCTCCCGTGCTGGCCATGGGCTCCACAGAGCACTGCTGGGGCCAAACTCACTGCACGAGTGGCCTGGGCATCTCTTGGGGACGAGTTTGCTTTTGGTTACCACTGCCCCATATCCCCAGCATTCAGGCCAGGGCTCCCAGTTTACAAAGTGTCTCCAATTTTAGGCTTGTTTCTGGCTCCCTGCTGTCCCTGCGTGGGGCTGGCCAAGCCCTGTGTAGAGACCCTCGTGCAAGGGGCTTGTGTAGAGGTGCCTGGGGTCTTTCAGCATGGAAAAATAGCTCCTTGTGTTCGCTGGACCCGtttggtggggatggggatggggctgTCCCAGCGGGACCAGTGGCTGCGGTGGAGAAGGCAGAACATCgtgataaatggaaaaaaacagcctgggtctggaaagaggaggggagaggcaggCTGGTATTTCCTGGCCCATTTTAAGCACTGAATGTACCCATTTAGGAAAAATGTCTCCCCCCATACCCAGTGATGGAGACCCACAGGCGTGCCGGGGCTGAGGGcttccctctgccctggggTGGAAGGGGGGGTGTGATCCCGCAGCCCCGCCATGCAGCTGGGACCCCACCACTTCTGCAGGTTTTGTAGGTCCGAACATCTCGGTTTCTTCTGAGGAGAGAGGTGGGAGGGAAATTAATGAAGGGAGAAAGACATCAGCACACATCTCCTCTGGATCAAGGGCACGGGTTTGCACCCGGCCGTGGGGCCGAGATAAAACAGGGGCTTGAAAGTGCCTCTAATTGAGTTAGATGACAATTGAGTTGATTGAATTCTGGAAAAATATCATTAGTTGCTTAGTTTGTATCTCTTAGATTAAATACATACAAAGGGACAAATAAATCAGCCTTATTCCCCTTGTGCTCAGAAGaggagctgccccagcccagccccagcaatgcagggatgggtgctggggtgaAAGCCCCTTTCTCGTGGTTCTTCCCCAGGTTGGATGGCCAGCGAGGTCCCTTTTTAAGGCACTTGAGGATTAAGGATTTGTCCTTGTGTCTCTGCCAGGCCCAAGCCCAGCGCTGCTGGTGCCAAGTGGCTGCAGGATTCGGCCACGGTGGGACCGTGTGCTGGGAGACGGTGGGATGCAGCCTGTGTTTTCCAGCGCTGCcctttaaattaaacaaaaaagagcCTTTCTCCATTAAGCTTGAAAGAGAGCAGGGCAGAGATGGGTTTGACATAGATAAGGGTGAAATTCTTAGCTGAATTGTTTTATTGAAATCAATAAACTGGACTTTAATCAGTCTGGATTGATTAACTACCCATCTGACCGCAGTGGGAATAGGAAATGAATACATGGAGTTTTTTGCTATAAATATCAACAGTTTCATTGCAAGTGCTGTAAATCATAATACTTCAGAGGGTTGTAAATTAAGGTTCCCTCTCTGTCTTGCCTTGTATAAACAGCTCTTGGCCGCAGTCTGAAAGCTTTTGGGAAAGAGCTGCGCGGCGGTAAGAGAAAATGCTATGCAGGGAACATAAGTGTGTTGGGAGCTTCTGGAAACGCGATCCAGAGCCCGAGAAAATCAATGAGAAATCTCCCAGTGACTCACTGCAGAGTCAGGGGGATGATTTTATATACCTGTTGCTAAATACGTGCGTGCTTCACGCGGCTGAGCCAAGATAACCCTGCAGCAGAAGGGATTGCGGTGCCGAAGGGCTGGTCGCTGGAAATGGGGAGTTAAAGGGAACCAAGCTGGAAGATGTCCCCAGGCCTCATTTGTCTCTCCGATGCCACCTCTTTTTCTGCTCATAAAATCTTCACGAGCAGTGTGTCAGAGCCTCATGCTTCCTCCTTATTCACAATTATTTGCAAACTTCCCTGTGAATTGCACCCCGGCTCTATAAAAAGCTCAGGAAGGCGGCTGGAAACGGTGGCTGGCTGAACTTTGAAATTCACCCTCTGCTCATTAGTTACGCAAATCCTCAGATACTGCCTCTTTTAGGCTTTTGGGTCACTAATCGAGCCAGGCCA of Nyctibius grandis isolate bNycGra1 chromosome 10, bNycGra1.pri, whole genome shotgun sequence contains these proteins:
- the CDX1 gene encoding homeobox protein CDX-1; its protein translation is MYVGYLLDKDTNMYPSPVRHPSLNLSPQNYVPGPPQYSDFASYHHVPGINNDPHHGQPAAAWGSPYTPAKEDWHSYGPAAAPAAASTGQFGFSPPDFNSIQPPGSGLLPPPLGSSVPQLSPNAQRRTPYEWMRRSIPSTSSSGKTRTKDKYRVVYTDHQRLELEKEFHYSRYITIRRKAELAAALGLTERQVKIWFQNRRAKERKVNKKKMQQQSQPTSTTTPTPPAVGTPGPIGGLCSSSATNLVSSSPLTIKEEFMP